In Thermus aquaticus, the sequence GGGCGCCCGGCGGGCCTTGTGCTTGCCGTACTTCTTCCGTTCCACCACGCGGGCGTCCCGGGTGAGGAAGCCCAAGGGCTTCAGCTTGGCCCGGTAGTCGGGGTTGTACTGCAAAAGGGCCCGGGCCACGCCCAGCTTGATGGCGTCAATCTGCCCGCTCTTGCCGCCCCCCCGCACGGTGATGTAGGCGTCAAAGCGGCCCAGGGCGTCCACCACCCTGAGGGGCTCCAAGGCCGCCACCGCCCGCACCAAGCCCTGGAAGTAGTCCCCAAAGTCCAGGCCGTTCACGGTGATCTTGCCGCTTCCGGGCCTCAGGAAGACCCGGGCCACGGCTTCCTTGCGCCTTCCGGTGCCGTAGTACTGCTCCATCACTTGACCTCCAGCTTCACGGGCTTCTGCGCCTGGTGGGGGTGGGTGGGCCCGGCGTAGACCTTGAGGCGCTTGAAGAGCCTGCGGCCCAGGGGCCCCTTGGGGAGCATGCCCTTCACGGCGTGCTCCAGAACCCGCTCGGGGTGGGTGGCCAGCATCTTCTCAGCGGGGATCTCCTTGAGGCCCCCCTGGTAGCCGCTGTAGCGGGTGTAGATCTTCTGCTTGAGCTTCTTGCCGGTGAGGCGGATCTTGTCGGCGTTGACCACCACCACGAAGTCCCCCATGGCGATGTTGGGGGTCCAGTCGGGGCGGTGCTTGCCCCGGAGGAGCGTGGCGATCTGGGTGGCCAGCCGGCCCAGGGTCTTCCCCTCGGCGTCTATGAGAACCCAGCGGGGTTCGGTCTCTTTAGGCACGTACGTCTTCACCAGGGCCCTCCTTGACGATTTGGACAAAGCGCTCTCCGTCCTTGCCGGGGGATCGGGGGACCCCGCAAGAACGCCAAAGAAGACTTTACCATAGACCTGGCCCTTTCCGCCAGATGTGGTAGGCTTAGGTCCCGTGAGCGGGGTTTCCCAAAGCGCAAGGCCCAGGAAGTACGTGTTCGTCACCGGGGGCGTGGTGTCCAGCCTGGGGAAGGGGATCCTGACCTCCTCCCTGGGGGCCCTCCTCCGGGCCCGGGGCTACCGGGTCACGGCCATCAAGATAGACCCCTACGTGAACGTGGACGCCGGGACCATGCGCCCCTACGAGCACGGGGAGGTCTTCGTCACCGCCGACGGGGCCGAGACCGACCTGGACATCGGCCACTACGAGCGCTTTCTGGACATGGACCTCTCCCGGGGCAACAACCTCACCACCGGCCAGGTCTACCTCTCCGTGATCCAGAAGGAGCGCCGGGGGGAGTACCTCTCCCAGACGGTCCAGGTCATCCCCCACATCACCGACGAGATCAAGGACCGGATCCGCAAGGTGGCCGAGGATCAGCGGGCGGAGATCGCCGTGGTGGAGGTGGGGGGCACGGTGGGGGACATTGAGAGCCTCCCCTTCCTCGAGGCCATCCGCCAGTTCCGCTTTGACGAGGGGGAGGATAACACCTTTTACCTCCACCTCACCCTGGTGCCCTATCTGGAGACCAGCGAGGAGTTCAAGACCAAGCCCACCCAGCACTCCGTGGCCACCCTGAGGGGCGTGGGCATCCAGCCCGACGCTATCGTCCTCCGCTCCGCCAAGCCCGTCCCCGAGGAGGTGAGGAAGA encodes:
- the rpsI gene encoding 30S ribosomal protein S9, with amino-acid sequence MEQYYGTGRRKEAVARVFLRPGSGKITVNGLDFGDYFQGLVRAVAALEPLRVVDALGRFDAYITVRGGGKSGQIDAIKLGVARALLQYNPDYRAKLKPLGFLTRDARVVERKKYGKHKARRAPQYSKR
- the rplM gene encoding 50S ribosomal protein L13, which gives rise to MKTYVPKETEPRWVLIDAEGKTLGRLATQIATLLRGKHRPDWTPNIAMGDFVVVVNADKIRLTGKKLKQKIYTRYSGYQGGLKEIPAEKMLATHPERVLEHAVKGMLPKGPLGRRLFKRLKVYAGPTHPHQAQKPVKLEVK